AACAAGCACACACTGAAATTCCAGTGTACAGAAGTCCAAGAATACTTTCACATGCATGTAAATCAATTGTACCCTGACGTGGacagacccacacacaacaacacatacacacacacaaacacaaccccaataaatgcacacattaacACTGTATTTATACATATGCTTTATATTATTGATAGTCGCGTACATGCCGATAGGAATGGGCGTGGCTATGGGAATCTCTGACTGTGATtgccccgcctctctctctatctccctgtctctcagtaTATCCACTCAGCTGGAATCATCCACAGGGTGAGTGaactttaacctttaacctctgcggaacggggggcggggcttgatCGCTTGCATTGCCGGTTGGGTTCCGCACGTCCGTCACGTCAGGAGTTAattgtgcgcgtgagtgtgtgagtgcgcacacatgtgtgtgagagtgcctgtgcccgtgtgtgtgagcatttgtgtgtgcacatgtttgagcttttgtgcatgtgtgtgagcgatTGTGCGTGCGAACGTGTGagcgtttgtgcatgtgtgtgagcgtttgtgtgcacacgcatgtgtgtgtgtgtcagggcatgcgtgtgtatgtttgcctTTGCAtttgtgtctctgcgtgtgtgtgtgtgtgtgtgtgtgtgtgggtcggCAGTGTAGCGTAGCAGTTAGGGAACTGGCCGTGCAGCTCCAtggttctgttcctgttcccagTGCTGTACACtctcattgtacccttgagcagtgTGCTCAACCTGTATACCCACCTGCATGATGGATTGCATGTTTGGATTGTTCTGGATTGTTCTCAGCCAAATGTCTAAACCTGATGTGATGTCACGTGCCagcgtgtgcctgcgtgttATCGTTTGGTACAGTCTCCTCTCCGTGTCCATAGGATCTCAAACCAGGGAATTTGGCCATCAACCAAGACTGTGAACTTAAGGTACGACCCCCACCCCATCAACACTTCTGACCCCGTCAGCCATGGGAACATCACACCGGAGGACTCCATTTTGCTTAATGGTGACCCTGCACACGCTAACGTGCCTGAAAAAGCAAGGCTGTGACCAGTCTTGCTCTAGTATTGTTCTGACCCGGTTTGAATTAACCTGATTCAAACGAATCGGTCGTCCAGGACACAACACGAGAACGTGAGAGTTGGTAATGACCGTGGCTTCAGATTATCACTGGCCTGTGAACTGTAGAGAATCCAGCACTGCATCTAGTCTGGATTTGAGCACTTGAACGCTAACTTCTGTTACACTAAATGACgtggctgttccacacactgatGACTGTGTAAAAACATACTTCCTGATATCagtatggaatttacctttatGCTGAATGATATCATTGCAGAATTTACCTTAATACTGACCCATGTCACTGCGGAATTTACCTTTATACTGACTGATATCCGTGTGGAATTTATCTTAATACTGACTGATATCTGTGTGGAATTTATGTTAATACTGACTGATATCCTTATGGAATTTATCTTAATACTGACTGATATCACTGCTGAATTTATCTTTATACTGACTGATATCCttatggaatttacctttatACTGACTGATATTCGTGTGGAATTTATCTTAATACTGACTGatatctgtgtggagtttaccTTTATATTGGCTTTTCACCTAGTTCTTAAAGTAGAGCGcagtttggaaaatattttgtggactgactttgttaatccctttcaTGGACTCAAGAAAACCTCAGTGTAATCCCCTTGGCCTCCTCCTGCCGAGCCAGAAGAGATTATGCGCCCTCAGTCACTCATTGTAGCTCAGTCAATGCGCGGGTTTGTTCAGTTGAGCCGTAATGGCGCCCCTCCGTCCGCAGATTCTGGACTTCGGCCTGGCCCGGCAGGCCGACAGCGAGATGACCGGGTACGTGGTGACCCGGTGGTACCGGGCCCCGGAGGTCATCCTCAACTGGATGCACTACACTCAGACCGGTGAGCCAACGTCGCGCAAGCGCGCCGCCCCCGCCACTTACGAATGCCGGCCACCGGGGGGTGCTGTCGCGTCATTACACTTCACATTGAAGTCTTGGTTTTGTGTGAGCTGATCTTCGGTCGCACAAAGTCCTGTTTTGCTCTTCTTatgcctatttaaaaaaaaaaaagggaagtaTTTTTCTGTACAGTCCTTTCCTACTtacaatattaattttaaataaaaaaggtgaTTTTAGCTTTTGTCATTTACTgattgatttaaatatttatttgttttttattttaaaataagccaGCTCCTCAGCAAGGGAACAAGACAAAGCCAGATAACAAGATAACTTTATGGTTTGCATGCATACACTGCAAATTTGCAactattgtgtgtatgtgtttacatATATGTACCTCATCTGCCTCTCTACCTCTGTCATCACTCTGACCCCGCTCCCCTCTCTGTCATcactctgaccccgccccctctctgtcctcactctgaccccacccccctctctgtcctcactctgaccccgccccctctctgtcctcactctgaccccgccccctctctgtcctcactctgaccccgccccctctctgtcctcagtGGATATCTGGTCTGTGGGCTGCATCATGGCGGAAATGCTCTCAGGAAAACCACTCTTCAAAGGCAACGACCGTATCCTGCTGTAGGCTACTCTCTCATTGCTGCTGTACTCAGTATCACTGCTGTACTCTCACACATTACTGTTCTACTCTCACATTACTGCTCTACTCTAAACTTACCGCTCTATTGTAACATTACTGCTGTTTTAATGCTTCCTGGGTTCTAAAATCTTGATGCCACTGctgttactactgctactactggtTCAACTCCTCCCTGTACAACATTTGTCAtttgctttttctgttttcactatTCTAACAATAGCTGATTGTATGAATTATTACAGtcactaaaattaaaattaaggtTATTGAACAGTCTCCTACCTGCAGCTAGCCAGCCAACCAATAACTTTTTGGAATGGAATAATATAGACAATAAAGCATCCCAAGGAGAACATAAAGTTATGAGGAATAAGGGATGCCATTATATGTATATACCCCTTGctgtttgacctttgacccttgacctttgacccaagACCTGGATCAGCTGACAGAGATCATGAAGATTACAGGGACTCCAACTCAGGAATTTATCTCCAAACTACAGTCTCAGGATGTGAGtcatgtgcacacgcatgccaaaacacacgtgtgcacagacattcgcacgcacgcacgcacatgcacacattaatgagtaaaaaaaaaactttttaacaaAGTTCTCAGGCTTATGTAAGTCTGGAATTTCTGCAGTCACTTGAGCCTTTCATGTTCAGttagtgggcggggcttcaccAACCCCATATATGGCGCTGCTGCATGCCGTCCATCAGATTTGTAGGAGCCAATCAAAGCACTTGCTTTACCAGCTGCTTTGGAGTTTTTGaagtgtgttttcttgcttGAGACCGCAATTCCCAAAATGCCGCAGTGCCTGCCATTGTTAAGCCAGCATACCCTCAGGAACTCCTCTTAATACCTTAAATATCCTGCATCGCGCACAGAAACTAATGCCTaatcaaaaaaatcaaataaaactgaaacgaTATCAAAAAGCTTCCCCTTTTAAGGGTGCGTTGGCAAACCCTGACGcgtcttctcttctctcctgtcAGGCTAAAAACTACATCAAGAGCCTGCCAAAAATTCAAAAGACAGACCTGAGGGTCCTCTTCTCGAAAGTAAACCCTCTGGGTAAGTGAACTGAAGTTTGTTTAACTCGACATTTTACGCATCCTGATCTGCACGGGTCTTGAagggcattttaaaaattcacccAGAAACATGAAacacttgtttttcttctgtcagCTAATGGAAATAAGTACACCCAAAGCACTAAACATTCAATACTATCGCTGATTCAAGAGAGCTCTCATAAGTTTTCGCGAAAAAATATACATGCCGGTATAAGCAAGAATAACCCTTCCAGCTTGTTAGACCAAAAAGATCTGCACATCAGCATTCAGGCTTGCAGCTACCTTATGATTTTAAATCATATGTCCTCCTAAGACCTgacaattaattattattaaaataatgaatgtttgtcccctgtaggggacgtAAGTAACAACTCTGACGATATCAAGTGATCAGTAAAGAATGCTTCCTGTAAGGTTCTATTCCTTCCTCAGGGAATGTTAAGTTTTAGTCTGCACTTGTGGTTTGCTGTCAATGTGAGGTCTCTGTTGGTCCCCAGTGTTCACTGtgttgtagtgttgtgtgtgtgtgtgtgtgcagtcagcGTGTGGTAAATGTGTGGTCAACATGAGGTTCCTCTTCCCCCCAGCGGTCTCGGTTCTggattgtgtgttgtgtgtgtgtgcgtgtgtgtgcggtcagCATGCGGTCATTGTgcggcccctctccccccagcgGTCTCGGTTCTGGAgcgcatgctgtgtgtgtgtgtgtgtatgtgtgcgtgtgcgtgtgtgtgtgtgcgcatgcatgtgtgtgtgtgcggtcagcgtgtgtgtgtgcggtcagCATGCGGTCATTGTGcggtccccctccccccagcggTCTCGGTTCTGGAGCGCATGCTGGTTCTGGACCCAGAGCGGAGGGCGAGCGCGGCCGAGGCGCTGTCCCAGCCGTACTTCGCCGAGTTCCGCGACCCCGAGGAGGAGACCGAGGCGCAGCCCTACGACCACTCACTGGACAACACCGACCTGCCCCTGGAGCTGTGGAAacgtgagagagggggagagggggagggagggaaggagggggggagagagagggagggagggaggggagagaggggggaggagaggggggtggagagagggagaggagagaggagagagagggggggagggggagagagggagggggagagaaacatacagagagagacttGACTTTTGACATCGTTTAAGAAACCATAtcccctacacacacagactacctttgacacatacaaatacatgaatgaatacatgaacctcccatcccagccaaccaccccctcccccccccacccaccctcatagccaacacacacctgcaccacacctacagagagagagagagagagagagaaagagacaaagagagagagagagagctgaggaagcaagagagagagagaacgtgctGTTCGTTAATAAACGAGTGCAGAAGCTCACGCGCCGCCTCCCTCCGCAGGGCACACCTTCACGGAGATCCTGTCCTTCCAGCCGACGGTGGCCGAGGCCAAGGAGACGTCTCTCTGAGACCTTCCGGCACGTTCTCTCCCGGCCCCTCGATCTGGCGCACTGCGTTTCCCTCTTCTGTTCCgagggcccccgggggcccgccTCTGAGTTTACACTGCCTAcatctgctgtgtttgtgtgtgtgtatgtgtgtgtgtgtgtgcgcgtgtgtgcgtgtgtgtgagtgagtgagtgagtgagtgtgtgtgtgagtgtgtgtgtgtgtgcgtgtgcgtgcatacgtgtgagtgtgtatgtgagtgtgtgtgagtgtgtatgtgagtgtgtgtgagtgtgtatgtgagtgtgtatgtgtgtgtgtgtgcgtgcgtgtgtgtgtgtgtgcatacgcgtgagtgtgtatgtgtgtgtgcgtgtgcttgcgtgtgcgtgcgtagtgcgtgtgcatgcgtgtatatgtgagtgtgcgcacgtgtgtttgtgtacatatgtgttcGCCTGTGTGAGTtggcgtgtgcgtgcacacgtaCATGTATGTGctctttgtgtgttttagtgagCATGCTTACAACGCTCGATGTGAAGCCACGCCTGTCCCAGGACTTCAGTAGGCCAGTTAGCTGGCGAGTGTGCCGCGAGTTTTATCATGACGTTCACCCTGTGAGTTTCTCCAAATC
The Anguilla rostrata isolate EN2019 chromosome 19, ASM1855537v3, whole genome shotgun sequence genome window above contains:
- the mapk12a gene encoding mitogen-activated protein kinase 12, which produces MSSRTRAGFYSQEVNKTAWEVPERYRDLKQVGTGAYGTVCSALDRRTGVRVAIKKLHRPFQSELFAKRAYRELRLLKHMKHDNVIGLLDVFTSALSLDRFQDFYLVMPYMGTDLGKLMKMERLSEDRVQFLVYQMLKGLKYIHSAGIIHRDLKPGNLAINQDCELKILDFGLARQADSEMTGYVVTRWYRAPEVILNWMHYTQTVDIWSVGCIMAEMLSGKPLFKGNDHLDQLTEIMKITGTPTQEFISKLQSQDAKNYIKSLPKIQKTDLRVLFSKVNPLAVSVLERMLVLDPERRASAAEALSQPYFAEFRDPEEETEAQPYDHSLDNTDLPLELWKRHTFTEILSFQPTVAEAKETSL